A region from the Lolium perenne isolate Kyuss_39 chromosome 4, Kyuss_2.0, whole genome shotgun sequence genome encodes:
- the LOC127347923 gene encoding aspartyl protease family protein At5g10770-like: MPRPSGGVRPVAFLAGGVLISITTFWLVRVGTLAFGIISSIWIILGPILQLFDRCRLVHSLRNMPYSIGYLRVMLLLILVSMMSSCTGCPSSSFDHIVNYEGALEFPLYHTDHLCVQQHFGRPLSTESLVETDLPIDLIRNDSINDFAFLMPIELGTPPVWNLVSIDTGSPLCFVQCEPCTLKCNDQEGSGSKFNPNKSESLRRVGCSERICRTVQSALRIRSKACMEKEDSCLYSVSYGRSSAYSVGKLVTDRIAIGQYEKGYSLPGFVFGCSLDIKYDQHEAGIFGFGVAPFSFFAQVARMVSYKAFSYCFPSDKKKTGYLSIGDYSRVGSPSYTPLFLARDHPVYALQLDKVVANGIPLVMEPSEMIVDTGSRWTVLQSATFSQLETVITEALVPLGYARTAAMGPGYMCFDDAWLRPFKNWSALPVVELSFDMGATLRLAPQSSFYFTTNYGLCTYFMKGSALGTAVQVLGNSATRSIGVTFDIQGGKFAFRNDDC; the protein is encoded by the exons ATGCCGCGGCCCAGTGGTGGCGTTAGGCCGGTGGCCTTCCTAGCCGGCGGCGTCCTCATCTCGATCACTACCTTTTGGCTTGTCAGGGTTGGTACTCTAGCATTTG GAATAATAAGCTCTATTTGGATCATCTTAGGACCAATACTACAATTATTTGATCGGTGCAGGTTGGTGCACTCTCTAAGGAATATGCCATACAGCATCGGGTATCTCAGGGTGATGCTCCTCTTAATTCTTGTATCGATGATGTCTTCTTGCACCGGCTGCCCCTCTTCCAGCTTCG ACCATATTGTCAACTACGAAGGCGCACTGGAGTTCCCCTTGTATCACACGGACCACCTATGTGTCCAACAACATTTTGGTCGTCCATTGTCAACTGAAAGCTTAGTTGAGACGGACCTTCCTATTGATTTGATACGAAATGACAGTATAAACGACTTTGCCTTTCTAATGCCCATTGAGCTGGGTACTCCACCGGTCTGGAACCTTGTCTCCATTGATACTGGATCGCCACTCTGCTTTGTTCAGTGTGAACCTTGCACTCTCAAGTGCAACGACCAAGAGGGCAGTGGATCAAAATTCAACCCCAACAAATCTGAGAGTTTAAGGCGTGTTGGGTGCTCGGAACGAATTTGTCGCACGGTCCAGTCGGCCCTCCGTATTAGATCCAAAGCTTGTATGGAGAAAGAGGATAGTTGTCTTTACAGTGTCTCTTACGGAAGATCATCAGCTTATTCCGTCGGCAAGTTGGTGACAGACAGAATCGCCATTGGGCAGTATGAGAAGGGCTATAGTCTCCCTGGTTTCGTCTTCGGATGCAGCCTGGACATCAAGTACGACCAGCATGAGGCTGGCATATTCGGTTTTGGTGTCGCGccattttctttctttgcacaagtAGCACGGATGGTAAGCTACAAGGCTTTCAGCTATTGCTTTCCCAGCGACAAAAAGAAGACAGGATACTTGTCCATCGGGGATTACAGCCGTGTGGGTTCACCATCTTATACCCCCTTGTTTCTGGCTCGCGACCATCCCGTGTATGCACTGCAGCTGGATAAGGTGGTGGCCAATGGGATCCCATTGGTCATGGAACCCTCGGAAATGATTGTTGACACCGGATCAAGATGGACAGTGTTGCAGTCTGCTACCTTCAGCCAACTTGAGACGGTAATCACCGAGGCTTTGGTACCCCTCGGATATGCACGTACTGCTGCCATGGGACCGGGCTATATGTGCTTTGACGACGCCTGGTTACGCCCATTCAAGAACTGGTCTGCTCTGCCGGTGGTGGAGCTTTCATTCGATATGGGTGCTACGTTGAGATTGGCACCCCAGAGCTCATTTTATTTCACTACCAACTATGGACTATGCACATATTTCATGAAGGGTTCCGCTCTAGGAACTGCTGTACAGGTATTGGGGAACTCGGCGACACGGTCTATCGGCGTCACCTTTGACATCCAAGGCGGCAAATTTGCATTTCGGAACGATGACTGCTGA